One window of the Eucalyptus grandis isolate ANBG69807.140 chromosome 8, ASM1654582v1, whole genome shotgun sequence genome contains the following:
- the LOC104415873 gene encoding 50S ribosomal protein L17, protein MTKFRKLGRPAAHRMSMLRTMVSQLVKHERIETTVAKAKEVRRLADNMVQFGKEGTLHAARQAAAFVRGDDVLHKLFTELAYRYKDRAGGYTRLLRTRIRVGDAAPMAYIEFIDRENELRQSKPPVPQPPQRPPMDPWTRSKLCKQFAPPKEEKFSEPDA, encoded by the exons ATGACGAAGTTTAGGAAGCTTGGTAGGCCTGCTGCTCACAGAATGTCCATGCTGAG GACAATGGTATCGCAGTTGGTGAAACATGAGCGCATCGAAACCACTGTGGCTAAG GCCAAAGAGGTCCGGCGGTTAGCAGATAATATGGTACAGTTTGGTAAAGAG GGTACCCTTCATGCTGCTAGGCAAGCAGCTGCTTTTGTGCGAGGAGATGATGTCCTTCACAAACTATTCACCGAACTGGCCTATAGATACAA AGATCGAGCTGGTGGATATACGAGACTTCTTCGAACTCGCATTCGAGTTGGTGATGCTGCACCCATGGCTTATATTGA GTTTATTGACAGAGAAAATGAACTTAGACAGTCGAAGCCTCCAGTCCCTCAGCCTCCACAAAGACCTCCTATGGATCCCTGGACAAGATCGAAGCTTTGCAA